acattggtctatcataccactgaaattatattaagaccgtgattgctaatttattaagcattaaaaatatcttcttaaaaatagtattaaataaatctgagaggcaagcacactttctgccccatctgcatttccgtagtaaaactccgccttaaagctccacccctgagaTCCCATCCTGTCTCAGTGAGCagacactccttttgtgattggctaagtcagagggtgggcggggcctttgctgttccaagatggcggcccccaggggagcggcaggccatgcggccaacatggcggctgccaagtcacacagctcaacattgtggctgtctacaccgttctttgacagagcaaaccaaaacccctaaaagatagatggccaacattatattgcagacaaGCAGAAATCCCATTAGCTGTTcataccctttataattatcttaatattaattacatttaaactggtttttgtattaaaaattttcagttgagatcttaaagttaatccccccccttttttttttaaattagaccaaggagtaatatattttgaattcctaattatttaagagaaaacacattttattttttcaaaaacaagttatacattagatatttaattaatttctcccgattcaatttgcactttaaactttcagagcttacaagtcaaatattagcagttctttgattaactacacttttatatttttaatatatttcaaataaaatataaggcattttcaattaatagattaacttctatcatctagacttcatactaggcatactcagatcaacatttcagtattataaatttcaatacttttagatgtTTTGAACTTAAAagctttaagtttccagccaataagcctggcatagctgctaaattacttgactatcaacttcctggtggtacttgcctcagggcgggaaatttcaaaagagctactttaaatcgccttgggaaacctgcctgtatttctttgtcaggttcatctccactgtttttaaggccaaaacagtctcgggtttttattctgtacacagcaaaaggtcaagttcagctcaaaactatgcgcactcgtttttaagctggccttttccctttacatgtgcacagaaatcccagatgcatttataaatttgtaaaagcttttcaattaaaagaaggagactttaaattagaatactggggagggggcgtccacactggatcgccatgtgctcccttttcctttccaccacattctgcttttgggggaagtttcagcaaatgactcagatggcgtatttttcccaaagtcatgcttaattgaaaaagacattttaagtttttccctatttcgctttctaaagcaatggctagcacccaaggttatcttagccaaagtttggttgtcataagatgttctccggtaatttttaaataaaacattgagtaatctcattgtgggagagcttattgCTCTGCGCTCTCCTgctacctttgaatctctccgaaccagagagagattcggcagcggggtttcatttattacagatagattccaaacacaaattaagataagaaaacacagtaagatgaccatggcactatatattttttttttcagcctgatctaaaagagtacctttttcaagaaaaacaaaggttatgttCCATAATAACACACAAagaactgtaaaagattaccttctaaaattttaacactttaaacatgcaaatcaaaagtctataataaagtttcttagtttttaaaagccaaatatacctttttaaagccgaatctactttttaaagccaaatccttccccgtttgttagcctggttaagaaaacgttcccagtgtacttacagacccgggcttctgtagttgatcctgggcatcaCGTGCGGTGGaatccccctcaccttttttcggtgagttttccacaccttttcggtgaaaatttccttttctcgctccagcgagacctgcacttccagattacccgttgggcgccagatgttgagtgtttccttccacgactcgcgtggagtagggttcggtatctgaaagaggagccgcacaacaaatgagagaaaaagacgagataattttgcaatattgggggaccaggcggcaagtcccgaaggacttcttctcctgtgctcaggcctcaccaagcttttattgatctgggatgcacccatagcatagccctaggcaggtcaccccctgcaacaggcagactagcccatcagcaaggatttacataataataaatgggggagtagtttcagctaccactgtctggacaaacagaggtggcgcctagctctgacctttgggagggcttcaaaggcacccagcctttggggggttctctgtctatgcttatcagatagtgaaggcaataaacagtttcccacacctCCCCAGactcatctctctttttttaaaatatgtttttattgatttcagagagagagaaagggagagagagagagagagagagaaacatcaatgatgagaatcttcaatcagctgcctcctgcacgccccctactggggatggagcctgcaacctgagtatgtgccccgactgggaatcgaaccgtgacctcctggctcataggtcgatgcccaaccactgagccacagcagacAGGCTCCCAGACTCATCTCTTAAATTTGCAGTCTGCCCTTGGCCTGGGTTTTCCTGGATACACCATTCTTCCTCCGGGCATTCATACTCTGCTAGTTCTTTTTGCcaagagcagtggttttcaaacttcagaatcacctgagaatcacCCAGAGGGATTGTGAACTACAGGaagctgggccccacccccagtttctaATTCAGTCGGGCAGGGGCCTGAGAacgtgcatttctaacaagttcccaggtgacacTGGTGCAGCTGGGCCAGGGATAACACCTGAAGACTCCCTGGCCTAGAATGTTCTTCCCTGCTCACCTACCCCACTGCCTGGAAACTCACGGCTGGTGAGGTGTCCTCTGGGCTCAGTCTACAAAACTCCTGACCCAGCAGCCCCCTGGCCCCAGAGTTACCAGCACCTGgtccctcctgcaccccacactCCTCAGCTCCCACTAGCCCGACTAAACCTGCTTTAAGTGCTCAGTTGTCTCCCTTCCTGCTAGACCTGATCTCCCTTGGGGCCATGTCTGCCTCAGGTCATCTCtgtccccacccgcacccccccgcaccccccccctatacacacacacacctgactcAGTGCCAGGCTTGTGGTAGGTGCTCAGCAGATGCTTGTCCAATGcaaggaggccagggctggcagaGCTGAGCATGCCGGCCAGGAGGTGTGGGCTGGCCACCTGGCAGTTTGGGGGTCACCTGGGAGCTTGCACACCTGCAGTGTCCAGTTCCCCCTGCCCCAGAACAACTAAATCCACGTCAATGGCAGGATTATCAGAGCTGCTGGGCGGTGCTGGGCAGACGTgggggcagcccaggcctggcctctctcctctctaagTGGGAGCAGTCAGGGCCTACCTTACAGGAAATGCCTGTGAAAACACCATGGATCGATACTTACAGAACCCAGGAAGCACTCCTGGCACTGAGACCTGGGACTCGCCTTGCTGGCTTTGCACGTGCGCTGCAGAAGTTTCTGGTGACTCCGAGGCCAGgcccccacacccctctcccctgccaacgGGCCTCTCATTGCCATTCCACACCCTCTCTCCCAGCAGACACGAGGATGTGTGGGGTGTTTATGCCTGGAGAGTCATGCTTGCCTTTTCATTCCCTCCTTCAGAGAGCCCCTGGGCGCTGCCGGTGGTGGCCGATGGCCCGGCTCCCTTCGCGAAGGCCATGATGGCAGAACTGGCCAGCCTGAAGTTAGAAAACAAGCCATGGCCTGGAGGtaaggccctgcccacctgctggagggaccggGTGGCGGAGGCCAggagcccccagcctgcaggagggCACCTCCGCAGTCTGAGAGTCTGGGGGTCTGGCTCAGGGAAGGGGGACTCtaccggggcggggggggggggggcggacacaGAAGCCAGAGCCTCCCCAGGGTGCCTGGGGGCAGGGACTGGTCTCAGAGGACTGGCCTTTCAGGAAGCTTCCCACCCAGCTCTTTCCTTCCCAGGCCGCCTCTCCCCTGCAAGCAGTCTGGGGCCTTCCTCTGGCCACTGCTGTGCCCTTCACTGCCTCAGGGGGCgcccagtgcgggggggggggggggggggtctcgcTGACAGAGGAGAgcaggccgggcgggcgggcggtgaCATGACTCCCTCATGCCACACAGCTTGAGTGCCAGTGGATTgtggagaggtgggcagaggcCAAGTCTCCTGggggggcagggatggagccAGGCATCTCGCTCCCCACAGTCAGAGGAAGAGACTGCCTACGGGGTGCGGGACTGCCCATTGAGGTGCCGGCCACACAGCCCAGTGACCAGGAAGGGACCGTGGGGGCTGATGACACAGGCCCTGAggcagcaatgggcagtggccACTTCCTTTATGCCATGTCACAGCAGAAGCAGGTTCCCCTAAACAGCTGTCATGGGGCCCTCGcttcctcctgctgtggccccacaGCGCCTGGCACTGACCCCAACCGGCAGGGGTGGCACCTGGTACCTCCAGAGCCAGGGAGTGGCCTGGTGATTGCTCCCTCAGCTTATTTCACCAAACTCTGCACTGGAGTGATGATCCCTCCTGGGTCTGGTGAGCAAGTGGGGATCCAGTCAAGCTCAGACTGTCTTCCTGGGGCAAAAGGTGAGTGTACCCCTACTTTCCGGGGTAGTCAGTGTGTGAAGCCCCAGAGAGCAGGCTGGGCCCCCAGGGCCATCCGGCAGGTAGAGCAGACAGTGGTGGGGTTTTCAGGGCAGGAGGGATGCCAGGCTCCTCACTGGGTACGTGCAAGGCAGCTATGATAATGAGCTTGTGGCCCTTACTCTGGGGTTGAGCATCCAATGCCAGGAGTAAGCTGTGGGTGAAGCAATCCAGGGTGGAGCAGAAGCCAAGGCCAGGAGCCAGCACTCCCATGGAGCGGGGGGCTAGGTGAGCTGGATCCAGGCCATTCCAGACCCCTGGCCACGCCGTCAGCACTCAGCCCTTCTCCATCCCTCCTCCGCCCTGAGTCACCCgtttcctttcctgttattacaCAGTCCTCGAACACCCTCTTGCCTCAGGACCTTCGCACTGGCTTTCCCTCTTCCGGGATGCTCTCTCCCAGGTTTCTTCATGGCTGGCTCCATCGAGTCTTCACTCAAAAGTTCCCCTTGGGAAGGCCACTCCTGACCGTTCTGCCCCAAACTTAAACCCCTCCCTTACCATTTCACTTGCCCTTACTCTTTTCCCTGTAGCACTTACGCTGTCCAGCCTGTCGTGCGCTGTATTCATTTATCTTGCATATCCTGCATTCATGTAATGTCCGGCTTCCCCTTGCTCCTTTCCGATGATCACCAGCTAGCTAGTTACAACGGTAACATGGGGGTTGGCTGCCAAACTGATCTCATCTCCAGCACCAAGGTGAATGGATCAGTTGGTGCTTCAGGAGACATGGTAGGGAGCAAGCTGAGGCAGCATTTGGACTTAAAGAGATCAACTAGCAATGTCTGCTGTGGAagcgggagggggggtgggggggagtccaGATGCCACCAGCTCCGCAGCCCAGGTTTAAGGCAAGAATGATGGTCAACCTTTATCGGCTTCTCTGGGGAATGAACAATTCCACATAAGTTAAGCTTCTAAACAAACAACTTTCTAAAAACCACCACCTTTTTAACTGTGAGATTGGAAACCGGATACGCACACTTACTGGAGATGGTGTAAGGTATGAGCAAGAGCCCCGAGAGAGGAGCTGAAAACGGTGTGGAGTAAAGTCACAAGCCTCAGGCATAGCCCTGCCTCAACGTTTGATTGTTTAAACCATTCAGATGCCCTGTTTTTGTAACTGAAATGGCCAGTTCTTGCTCTTGCCCAAGATAGCGAATTCTCTGGGTAGGTTCTGACCCGACCCCTGGTCCGCCTGGCACTGTGTGAGCCTGAGACGCTCTGTGTTTCCACAGGGACGCACTCCCTCCGCTACCACTACCTGGCCCTGTCGGAGCCAGGCGCCGGCCTCCCCCAGTTTCTGGCTGTGGGCTACGTGAACGACCAGCCCTTCATACGGTATGACAGTCGTGTGGGCAGGGCCGAGCCCCAGGCCCCATGGATAGCGCCCGTGGACGCCCACTACTGGGAGATGGAGACCCAGAAGCAGAAGGCCTGGGCAGAGGTGCAGCAGGTGGAGATGTGGACGGTGATGGGCTACTACAACCAGAGTGGCGGTGCGtcaggccccctgccccagcctccctccttccactaGGGGACAGGGGGTGCGGGCAGGCCCCTGAGGCATGGCTCTTCCCCGTCTCCTGCCCCACAGGCAAGCAGGGGCACAAGGGCCTTCAGAATCAGCTGTGATGTCAGCAGCTGGCCCCCAGCCAGTGCAGGAAGTACCCACAGGAGCTGGGAGCCCACCAGGCCTCCCCCTCAGCTAGCTAGGGTTCCAGACCTCAGCAGGCAGGGCGGCCTTTCCCGGCCTCACCCATCCCAAATGCTTCAAATCGTACCCACCCCCAGGCACCAtaggagggaagggaggccagAGGACCTTGAACTGGGCAGACAGCGCAGGGTAGGAGACCCAGAGGAGGACCCCTGATCCACCCAAAGTCAGCAAAGGACGGGAGCATTTCTCCCACCCTCGGCCTCCTCACTCCGCAGCAGTGAGCTCACACCCACGGCCAGGGCTGCGGGATGTGCACGTCCGGGTGGGCTCCTTCCTACTGCGCCCTCCCGCCTGGGCCCGGACTCCCACAGGATACCAAGGCCCCAAGGGCAGGCGTAAAGGACCGAGGCTGGGAAGGGTGAGCTCCGCCCGGGGCCCCCAGAAGCAAGGCCAGCCCTCCGGGGGTGAGTGACCAGCCGGGGGCACAGCTTTCACATTTCCCCCTTCCAAAGGCAGGGCATCTGACACCCATGAGGAGCCAAACCTTTCCTGCTTTCCTGCTCGCGAGCACAGAACACACCCATGTGTTGAGTGTTCTTCCCACATGAAAGGCCCATCAGTGTTCTCAGCCCGAGCTGCTCATCCAAATCGCCcggggcctgccctgcccccagcacgcAGGAGGCCCCTTAGCATTAAGGAAGATGACCTGGAGGGGAGTGGGTGACGGGACAATGACTCCGCCCCAGCCCACCACCCGCACTAACCGTGGCCTCCTGCCCGCGTGCCAGGCACGCACAGCGCTCAGCGCATGTTCGGCTGTGAAATCCAGGAGGACGGCCGCTCCAGCAGCTTCTGGCAGTTTGGCTTTGATGGGCGGGACCACCTGTCGCTGGACCTGGAGACGCTGAGCTGGGTGTCAGCCAAGCCCATGGCCGTGCGGACCAAGCGCTGGTGGGAGTCAGAGCGCTGCTACGCGGAGTACGACAAGGCCTACCTGGAAGGCCTCTGCCTCGCCTCTCTGCGCAGGTATCTGGAGCTGGGAGGCCCAGCCTCACCGGCAGAGGTAAGGCCCAGCCTGAGGCGGTGCAGGGGCCCCCCGCTCTCCAGCGCTGTCCCACTTGACAAAGCagcctggggggccggggggggggcatCCGCTGGGGCCCAGGAAGATGGCCAATCGCCAGAGCAGAGAGGACCCGGCTCAGGCCCTCACCCCAGGGGAGGTGGACGGGCGGGGGGGAGCTCCGGAACCCCTGTCCAGGGGTGGTCGTGGGGAATAACGCCCCTAACTCAGCCTCGTTTTCTTCATCTGGAGAGAGAATGGATGACACGTGGTGGCTCATAAAGTCCTTTTGGGGTTTAACATCCTGGGGTTCTGCTCCTTGGGGAACAACCCCAGGCCCCGGGGACAGCGTCCGGCACCACTCCCAGGACCAGCAGGACTGCTGGGGACGCTTCGCCCCCCTTGCTAAGCATGCTCCCCAGACCTGGTGCCTCCCAGACCCCTGACCCTGGCCTCAGGGCTGAGATAGAGGGCTGGGGTGGGCACTAAGGAAGGGGGGTGCTTGGGTGCAAGGGTAGAGACCGTAGGCCGcaggctgctggggctggggctggtcgaGCGCTCAGCACACCAGGGACGTCTGCTCACTGAGCGGTGGGACGCGAATAGGCTGAGGTAATGGAGAAGACAGTCCCCAAAGGAAGGTTAGAGCAAGTGAGGTCGGCAGAAGACTGGTTGTGAGAGAGAGCGCGTGGTTTAGAGCTCAGGTACTTGAGCCCAGCCTCCAGACCCACAGCGGCTCCAGGACAtgccagtttcctcatcagtgtAACAGGGTCCCTGCGGCACCACACTGCTGTTGAATGAGTGGTGTTGAACTCCTTCAGCACCAGGTTCTACCTCCTTCTCCTGGGAGATGAGGCAAGTTACCCACAGAAACGGAAGCAGCAGGTTTGTAGCTATGAAGAGAAAGAGGTGTAATATAAGGAATTGACTCGTGTGGTCATGGAGGCTTAGCGGTTTCAAGATCTGCAGTCCACAAGCTGGAGAACTGGGGCAGCCGATGGCACAGTTCTGGCCAAATGTGGACAGGCTCGACCCACGGGGAGTAACGACAGGAAAGACCAGTGCCCCGCCGCAAGCAGCCAGGCAGGCGTCCCCTCGCGGCAGCCTCTGTCCTGTGCAGATCTTCAGGGCATCGGATGAGGCCACCACATTGGGGAGGGCCGTCTGCTTTACTGAGTCCTCAGAGTCAAGTGTGACTCTCACCCAGAAGCACCCTCAGCGCCCCAGAAAACTGCCTGACCAAATGCCCCATGGCCAGTCATATGGACACTTAAAATGAACAGTGCACCTAGATTATGTCGTTCAGAACAACTCTGGGAGGAAGAAACGATGGGTCCCCATGAGGGCCTGAGAGGCAGAGGGCTGTGGACAGGACCCAGGCTGCCCCGCTCCAGAGCCCATGCTCACACCATGCTTGTTCTAAGGCGAGGGAAGGGGCGGCATTCAACAACCTTATTCGGCACCTGCTGTGTGCAGGAGGTCACGGGAAGCATATAAAGTCTCTAAGAAATCCCTAGGGTCTCTGTGGCATGAACCGGGTGGTGTCAATATAGGACCCAATAGCTCTGccagcgcggctcagtggttgagcaccgacctgtGATCTAGGaggtctgggtcagggcacatgcctgggttgcaggctcgatccccagcagggggcatgcaggaggcggccgaccaatgattctctctcatcatggatgtttctatctccctcttccttcctctgaaatcaataaagatctgttttaaaatatgtataaaggaCCCAATGGCCCCACCCAGGACTCCCTtggaggtgagggcaggaagTCACAGCCCCGCCATGGGAATTCCCAGGACAGGGCCCCTCTGGAATGGTTGACAAAAGGTTGTCCCTGCCTCCAACATGGGTTGAGTGCCCCCCTGGAGAGAGCCCTGtcctcatctctctcctccctgccctccaccatgGAAGATGCTGgaggggccggggatcaagcagAGGGGACAGGCAGAGTGGCCACGCACCAgccttcctccccccctcctctctctgcagaGCCACCCACGGTGCAGGTGACAAGGCACACGATCCAAGGCAGGGGCACCACGCTGAGGTGCTGGGCCCGGGGCTTCTACCCACAGGAGATCTCACTGAGCtggtggctgggggaggaggagctgggcctggaggctGAGCACATGGAGACGCGCCCCAGCGGGGACGGCACCTACCAGACGTGGGCTGCCGTGTGGGTGCAGGCCGGGGAGGAGGCTGGCTACACCTGCCGCGTGCAGCACTCCGGCCTGAACCACACGCTCACTGTGGCTTGGGGTGAGGAGCTGGGCTTGGCTGGTGGGGGccatgagggcagggagggtCCGAGGCCCTCAGAGGTAGACCCATGGTTCTGGGGGTGCCTCCTTTTCTCCACCTACCTCAGAACCGCCCCCTCGTCAAGAATACACTATCCTGCTCGTGCTCGCTATCCTGCTCCCGTCCATGCTGGTGGTTGGAACTGTGATCTTCACCAGGAAGTGCCTTCGAGGTAGGTGGGGTGGAATCAAGGTGGGAGGCCCTCGGGCTGGTCCAGTCTCACAGGGGGATACACTGCTCCATCCCTTCAGCGGCAACTTTTCCCTTCTGGTGAGCAGCAGCTACTGCtgagcctgcccctgcccacagccGCACACCGTCCTAGGGCCCGAGGacccccagcagccaggggagacTGCTGAGCTGGGAAGGGCctagaggggggagggagaaggaaggaagacccGGGCCCCcactcacctcacctcacctcttGCTTTGTGTCTTTTCCCACAGCCAGGAGCACGGAATCATACCAACATCCCCCAGGTGACTGCGGGATGGGCGGGCTCTGGAGAGGAAGCCCCAGGCGCTCCCAGCGTGACGGTGGTGCCTTAGAACCAAAGATGGGGGCCGGGCACTCGGACCGGGATTTCTCCTGCAGCCTGGCCTCAGCCcactccctctgctcccctcctagTTCTGAAGCCAGGCAGAGAGGGCGGGGTAAGGGCACTCCTGGGAGTCACCACCTGGTTTGGTGGGATCCAGGAGCAGGTTGGGGtcaccttcctccttcctccctgcagGTGGAGAGGGACCCCCATAATTCCCAGAGCCCAGTGGGAACAGGCTTGCTCAGCTCCTCTACTGACAGAAGTTCGCAGACCAAGAAGCTGTTTTGTGGGGTGACGGGGGCCTGGAAGcgccttgccctggctggcagATGTGATCTGACGTAGACCACCCAagcctgtagagaatttttatgagtttatttgaatcaAATTGCTGACATGCCAGGAAGAAAGATCGCAAATGCTCTGGAGACAGTTACTGGGTTTCTTTTGTGCATTAGCGTTAAGGAAGATGGCATGGAGGGGAGTGGATTACAGGATAACTAACAAGAGTATGTGCTTTCCTGAGGGCGGTGTTCTGGCATCTCAGAGGTGTgctaacctagatgcacaagaacaatgggcAGGGCTGGCTTAAGGTAAAGACAGACAGTTTACTACAGAAGGTATAGGCCTGGGGCGTGCCCACCCGCCATGAGCACCCAGTTAGGGACTTaggatcagatcaccctgtgaggttactttccacaGAACCCCTTGTTCATCCAGAGGGGACCCTGCTACACTGGCCCCTGGCTTGCGGGGAGTCTTCCTCCACTTTCCTCCGTCTCTCGCAGGAGCAGCCCCCACCTCTAACTTCACACACTAGACAGAACCTAGCAGGCTCCCTGCTACCAGGAGCAAGGTCATCCTGACCTCCAGGGGT
The sequence above is a segment of the Myotis daubentonii chromosome 5, mMyoDau2.1, whole genome shotgun sequence genome. Coding sequences within it:
- the LOC132234587 gene encoding H-2 class I histocompatibility antigen, Q10 alpha chain-like, encoding MLAFSFPPSESPWALPVVADGPAPFAKAMMAELASLKLENKPWPGGTHSLRYHYLALSEPGAGLPQFLAVGYVNDQPFIRYDSRVGRAEPQAPWIAPVDAHYWEMETQKQKAWAEVQQVEMWTVMGYYNQSGGTHSAQRMFGCEIQEDGRSSSFWQFGFDGRDHLSLDLETLSWVSAKPMAVRTKRWWESERCYAEYDKAYLEGLCLASLRRYLELGGPASPAEPPTVQVTRHTIQGRGTTLRCWARGFYPQEISLSWWLGEEELGLEAEHMETRPSGDGTYQTWAAVWVQAGEEAGYTCRVQHSGLNHTLTVAWEPPPRQEYTILLVLAILLPSMLVVGTVIFTRKCLRARSTESYQHPPGGEGPP